One Solenopsis invicta isolate M01_SB chromosome 15, UNIL_Sinv_3.0, whole genome shotgun sequence genomic window, atttctaatagATTGTTTTGAATCTTTcagtattgaaaaatatttcaaatacatttcaaatatatttttttttaaatctatggacaatctttcacaaaatattctttaatatatctCTACAATATATCACAAATGTTTCacgaattttcttttattaattatgaaatgtttcatcaaatgatttacaaatgttttagagatttttttagaaacatctctgcatttttgaaaaggtaaattgcattacaaagatattttgaaacattaaaaaaatttttataaatatttgaataatgttctctgaaatattttatgaaaaattactcGAGATATTTCTGAAAGATTTCCAAAacatttcaagaaatatttcatagaaaAGTTCTGAAATATTTCGATACCTGTAATGaaacatttcagaaatatttctgaaTCATTTCATGCAGTAAAAAATTACGAGACACGTGACGTTCGTGAGTTGAATAATTACACGTCTTACTCAGCGAAACAGACGATGGCTCGGCAGGATGTCTCACTCTcgattgtaaataataaatatttttttgtagcaCGAGAGATTACGAGTATTCGTCACGGtcgaaaagattttaaattggAGAATACAAACTGAACGCGTTCATCTTTGATCGCGGCTACGTTCGACGTTTGATTCAGTATAATTATCGAATCATTTTCCCATTCGTCGCGTAGACGACCTATCTAAATAAAATGGTTTCGAAGCGGTCGCGGCAGAATGCATTAAACGTCCAACCCGTTACTCGCCCCGTTACTTTTCCCTATTTCAAACGCCTTCGTCCCCGATTCTCGACTCTCACGCTCGTGCTCGGGCACCGTGTCAGCGACGGACGTGCTGCAGAAGTAAAACGACAGATAGGGGGATAATCGAAACGCTCACGATGGAAGCACTCGTAACGGTTGACAGGATTAATAAGTTAATGATGAAATTATTATCTAGTTTAAGCTGGCGTCGGTAATCAGACTGACCGATTTGGCTGCGCGAGTCATTTCTCGTGCAACAATCATAAAAGTTGCGACGACTTTGAATCAGCTgcatacgaaaaaaatataaattttactgctaagaaaagcgattaattacacttttaaattaagaaattattatagcATTGTCGGCTGACATTGCGATCATAGTTATACGGGTGTCGATTTAATTTACTTCTTTTCTTTCAGCAAGTGatgattatctttaacaaagaatatgttcttgataattgtcttaatacattcataacaaattttaaaaagacgCATTATCATAGACTcgacaaaaaagaatttttatactctttcaaaaaataaaaaattttatcgaaaaaaatcagaatattaatcaaatcaagtttttgttttaaattaatgattgaagtattaaattaggctttaaagtaattttaaataaatttgatgaacGAGTTGCTTATGATagagttaaaaatacataaacttataaaatatttgaaataaaagtaatatttatttataatttaaataattcatagtATTATGTTTCtttccgtgtgtgtgtgtgtatgtacagaattttgtaaaataaatatgatgagtgtatttcaagattattatcaagaaaatattcttcgtAAAGATAAccgctacttaaaaaaaatggtttttcttAACAAACACGATAATGAAATTTTCCTGCACGTAATTTAACTGGACGATCGACTTTGTCAAACAACACCAACATTTCATTAACGTAGACAGAATAATTAATAGTTGGACAAATTGGTTTAGGAAATATTACAAACTGGAAGTATAACACTGATGTGAGCAATTTGATTTTAACTTAAATCGTCGCTCGCGAGTTACGTCCGTTTTTGTCGAAGTATATCAACTTTAATCTCAACTTACTCTACCAGAGATGAGAAGTAAcgagttataataaataacgccgttactcgttaccgttactttttttataatttgataatgacATTATAATTTTCCATAATAGTAATGGTAAGGCCAGGGTTGGAATAGTCCCTTTTAACAATCAACTCATCATTATGCGttactcattgaaaaatattagctTGTAACTTTACTGTAACATTACGTAACGAACCACCTAACATTTTTTCAGTGAGTAATGCGTATAATAACGAGTTGCTTGTCAAAAATGACTCTTTGCCAAGTCTCGCCTTATCAAATTACCGTTATAAAATTTGTCATCAAATagtcattataaaaaaataaaagtaacggtAAAGTAAAAGGTAAAGTAACGGCAAAGTAACGACTTCTCATCCTTGCTCTTTTAGCTTTTTCGAGCTCTAAAAATTGGAAACGAGTATATAGGAATAAGTTAAACCGAgggagaaagagacagagacagagattaaaattaatatacattaaattaatagatatgGCTCTCAAGTAGCAAGCTGAAGTTATTTGttatcattttgacgtcaaagTATCGtcaaataacgtcagcttgctaTCTGAAACGTCAGTCGGAATTTGATTGAATCATTACTCAGATAGCAACGCATGCCTAAAAGACATCTAAAGGATATCTTAAAGACGTTATTTAGACATacacaaacaataaaatattgagatctcttttagatattttttaagcaTGCGTGTTAGCTGAGTAATCTTCAATTGTCTCTTGTCAATTGCTAAGTTTCGTCAATGTGTTTCCATAACACAATGGAGCTGAAATACGACAGTATACGCAAAATCGTAGTGCCAGACGTCGAGATCAGATTCTCGTGTATTTACAAACAGTCTCCTTCCCCCTTTCCCTCGCCGGTCGCCGGCTTGTGTCAATAATTAGCAGTCTCCTGCTGGGATCTCGTTCGGTCACTTTCGACATCCTTTTTTTGAACAGAGCACACACAAATCGAGAAcggtataataatttaaatatgcaaAAGCAAGCATCCGAAGAATCTAAATATTTCATCACGTTGcgacaactaaaaaaaaattcattgagGAGTAATTTGAAATCAGACACGAAGACATGAACTGAAAAAAAGTaactttagaaaaaattgacatTAATCATCAATTATGGGATTCGCGAGTTCGTTAGCAATAAATTCAAGTGGTTACAAATGCGAATTAGTCAATTATataggaaaaataatattttatgttttttacttttacactATTTCAGCTATTTCATATgagctttttttatattgatgaaAAAGATAAGCTTGGCAGAGCCATCTAGCCAATTTCATAcaagtttttataaaacagCCAACTGGCGCATTCTAGCGGGGATCGCACGCATTACGCAATCGACACGTAGATAAAAAAGCGTGACTGCAcaaaatttgattcaaaatctacttgtaattgaaaatttttaatgattcgGCGTTCGCctgtaaattataaacaattcatATTACAATGTAAATTGTGTAAACTATGTTTTACGTATCATGTATGCAAACTGTAAttgttatacatatgtatattattataaaagatttgcAGAAGTCTATTAtctgaaatattgaaaattatataatattttatttttttaatttttaatatatatttttattttttaatactaaagtcagatatattaacaactttgtaacttaattacttttttctgtcttatatttctgtgttgttatctaatttatagtaatttacgTCGCTCACATTGTCTAcatgaaaatgatttgtgtaaatataatgtaaattacacgtaaataatttatgtagaaataatcttgaaatttacagCATTAATTGTCAAGATCATTAATTACGTGAACATGAGATTGCGATTAAAAAGAGCTGTTCATTTAACAGCTAGAAATTTTGACGTTTTACTGATGGTAACGCGCCGACGGTAAAAATCCACGTCGAGATATCCGATTGGTTGTCGTGGTCGGCCGTGTGGCACGGCATTCGATTGGCCGGCGTCACGACACCGCTGTTTCATTCGACGCCAGCCAAATTCTAACCGAAAACGTtccttttattacataatattttggcGGAATAACCGGCGAAAAGACCGTAAAACCGCCAAAACCTGCGTCGTAGGCTGAATCGCGCAGATCGCTCGGCGTGGAATCGATTTCCGGCGGGTTTTCAGGAATGGCGTTGAGATCGATTTGCCGGCTGTCAATTGATTCGACCTTCAGGCAGCCGAGCCATTTCGGAGCCACCGCCCGGCCGAGACGACCGTCCCTCGACACGCTCCTACGAAGTTTCGCCGCAGCAGCTAAGAACATGGCACTGCCACGCGTTTTCTTCGACATGACCGCGGACGACAAGCCCGTGGGCCGCATCGTGATGGAGGTGAGCTGAAATTAACGTGCAATCGCGATGTAAAGCCAACCGACGTTCCTGCTTTGACCGCGCTCCTTGTGATCCCGGCATGCCTGGCCATCTTGATTTTTCCACCGGGCCGGTTCGCGGTGATTTCGACCGGGTTCTCGACTCACGCGTGACGATCGTGCACTCcctcgttgtcgtcgtcgtcgttgttgtcatcgtcgtcgccgtcgccgccgctacCGCCGCTGTCGTCGCCAACGTGCGGGCGGGTGACTCGAGTGATCTCGACGGGCTAAACGACAAACGGATGATCGGCGATTGTCGTTACAAGGACGCGATCGTGCGGAGTCACGACGAGCGCGACCGTCGTCGTTGGCAATGTGTCACGGTTGCGCGAGCATGCACACGTTTTGGCCATTGTAAAATTTTCCATGGACGACACGCGGCCGGCCGAGCAACCGCGTGCGTGCCCGAAAAAACGTGTTCCCACTCCTCCACGCGTCCGTGCTAACCTCGGTATCGGATTGCGAAAGCTATTTTAGATTCACGGAAGGTTGGCGGACGCTGTAATTACTCCGTTGTTGAGATAAGGATGTAGAAAAAAGTCGTTCGCTCTCCTGCGGAAGGTTATTACATTTTAGCAATACGACCGATAAGATAAGGCGCTCTTTTCAGCTTTTTCTGAGATTTACGATCAATTGACAGATGCATATTTGTGCGAGACAcgaagtttttattatttttttcatcaaaacaGGTGGATTTTTTTCACCGTAAAGAGAACTTCCGCTGAATAAAGGTATCGAGTGTATTAATTTGTGTTATATAATTAGCGACTTTGTACTAGGCTAAACATAGATTTTCGCACACgattgcaattttatatttttacataatgcaAGAGCATCGGTTTTTTTAACACACGAGTTTAGAATTTTAAACACAGATGGCGCGAGCTGGAGCATTAGCGTATATTTATCCTGTATCACTCGTTTTCctttaatcattaaaatttctttgtgaTACGACTTTatgaaatctaaaaataaatttttttcttgttgcTTGACGAGTATAAATCGCGTATTTAAATGCTTGGcgcgtaaaatattttattattaacataaatgtatatatagaatatatgtaAAGTATATTGTTATACCCATTTTGGCAATGCCGGCTGGGCTTAAGAACAGGTGGCCGcggaaaaatcaatatattgatTTTCGGACAAAATAAGCTTGTTCAAGGACGACGGTTTGTTTTCAAACGCAAAATTGTCTAAAGTTAGTGTTCTTTTGTAAGTGTTGTGTTATCTTGTTTGTTGACATGCTCTATGACAATGAAAGAACACTAACTTTAATAACACAATAATGATGTAGAAACTTTGACcacatttttacataatttttctagTTGAGGAAGGATGTCGTTCCCAAGACGGCGGAGAATTTCCGCGCGCTTTGTACCGGAGAAAAGGGTTTCGGCTATAAGGGTAGCAGTTTCCACAGGGTGATTCCGAACTTCATGTGTCAAGGTGGTGACTTCACCAACCACAATGGCACCGGTGGCAAGTCCATCTACGGCACTAGGTTCGAGGACGAAAACTTCAAGTTGACTCACACCGAACCTGGCATATTATCTATGGCGAACGCCGGCCCCAACACCAATGGCAGCCAGTTCTTTATCACCAGTGCCAAGACCAGCTGGCTCGATGGAAAGCACGTCGTGTTCGGAAAAGTCATCGAAGGGATGGATGTTGTTAGAAAGGTATGATTCTCCATCTAAATCTAAAGAAATCTGCGAATCGctgaaaattacaaattaaaaaatttgtatatatggGATGTATGAACCTCGCGATTTATCACTTGCATATCTATCACTCTCACATAGAGTCACATGATATCCCACAAATATGacagttattttcattttaaattgtttctatATAAAGTGGTAGAATCAATAATTTATCCAAGGTTTTTTGCTTGataaacaaattactttttgtcAATATCTGCAACCTAactaatatgtattatttatgtattgttttcAGTTGGAGGCCATGGGTTCTCAAAGCGGCAAGACATCCAAAAAGATCATAATAGCGGATTCCGGAGAGTTGTAGATCCACTAGATACTGTAATGACTGCATTTTTATTTAGCTGTTGCATACCTATTTGCTGTCTTTATTGCCCTACTTCGTCCATTCCTAATGACCAAGGTTCTCTTATAAACGCTCATAATTTGTTATTGAGCACGGAAACTCAAACTTATCCAATTTTGTAGAAACAAATGAAGTTGCCtgcattgtaatattttctatcTGTTTTCTATCTATTTTCTATCTATTTTCGAGTTGCTCTTTTTCACCAGaggataaaaaattgtttgcagtGTGAGTTTTTTTTACGAAGAAGGATTTCCTAATTTTGTAATCTCCTTTGCTTCGTTCCACAATCGAcacatgtttttataataaatctgttTTGGATTTTTGTGTGAAATCCATATTCTTCCACAAATACACTCGCTTAGTATCGCTAAGTAACGGAAATATAACGGAAAGACACAAATGCAATGAGCTCAAATTTTTCAGTACCATCCTATACTTTAGTGAGTGTTCAAAGTACGAATATTCTTCAATATTAGGATAGGTATTTCAGagtttaaaatcaataattgatgTATTGATTCCAGTGTGTTAACTGATGCATTTCTCTTGAACgttatatattctttaatttatcaTGCGTattgtacatgtatgtatatcacAATTAGAGAATCCTCAttgtatgttttttataaatatataccttTTCTCTCTGCCGAAAAAGAAACATCCTATTTGCCTGTCGTAATGCAGGTAATGCCTGAAAGCGATACCATTTTACTGTAATACAACACCAAGTTGAAAAATGTAGTTGCAACAGTCTGAACAGTTtcgatttcttaaaaataaaattgttttcagaaAGAAAAATCTGTTGTATGTTATTTGTACCactgtaattttgtattaaaccATCTCGAtctattcatatataatttttttactttcaaaataattattttcctgaagataaaaaaatcacacCTATAATTTTTCCTTATCTTCTGTTACAGATTGTATTCAGGTTGGAAAATTAATACACGAATAACACACACCTTTTGCAACATTTACGATCAACGTATATTTTACTTTGTTCATATTCATGTTTTATCAATTTGCTGCGAGAACATTGATAGAACATACAGCACCAGTACTATTTACAATCTTAGGACACTTTTCGATAATCTAAGTAACATACAAACGGGATGTGCGCTAATCTAAACGATATGCAAACAGATTTTATCCCTCCACAATTTTTGAACACAACGcccataaaaatttataactggGATAATTTGTCAactaatttcataaattattttcatattgctaccattattaaatttaagtgaAAATATTAGGTCATTTACAAAATACAATAGTATCTTTTAATTCTCTCTTGAATGAAAATGGAACTCTTAATGGTGTTAGTAAACTACCAACAATCTagggccggtattcatagtcgattcttatttcaagattgtcttaagcaacgtcttaagatgctaatacaactcgctgattggttgatggcatcttaaagtgatacttaagacgatcttaaatataagaatcgattatgaataccggtctAAGACCGTATTATCGATAACAACGGAGACTATTGAATAACACTTCAAAGTATCgtgatattatcttttattataccaGAAATATCGAAAATAGAAGGTCCTCTTTATTTCGTAAATAACCTAATATATTCACTATCTAAGTAAAAAATCATTCGTGGGGATTGACagtgttaaatatatatgacTCTTCTAACGCAAATAACAAGTAATTTTCTTCATTCTTctcaatttgattaatatttgattttagaaTCGTTGAGAAGATTAAGGGTTGGGATTTATGGTATTCGGAGAAAGACGACTTGCTATTTGCGTCAGAAATTACTTATTCGAATTATTACTCAATCCAGTGAGACAAAATAACACGCTTTTGGTCTTTTAATCGTTCGTTTAGTATTTGTACTTCCGTCTTTGTTTTAGATTTGTTTAACGCTGCTTCTACTcgtccaatataatttttatgatgtaaAGAAAAACTATAGACTTACGCGGATTTATATAGACTCTGATTATCAATCGAAGaacatttaagtatttttactCTCTACTCACAtcgtatgtttttttttcccatAAATAAGTTCTGATGTTCATACAGATCAAGGTAATCACATTACGCAATCAGTTCCGTATAGATTTCAAAATTCTCAATAACAACGATTATTATCTTTGGAACATTTCTTATAACATTGATATATCAAGAGACGTGTATGTATCGAAATAATGCGTAATCTATAAGTCACACCGTTTCGTTTAAACGTACTTTTTAtcgtaaattttcaaataaatttttacgattgTAGTTATCTAAAACGACAACACATAAAGTTCACACTCATATTACATTCTGAagctattaatttaatatgaatcgAAGAGactgtttcaaatttttaataaagcagcATGAAGATTACGAACTGTATTATCTATTGTCATTCTATATAATCACATTCTAATCACACCGCTAAGCGAAATCAATAacgttaattatacataatcatAAGAGATAATCATAACtctatgataaaattatatttagcatTTAACTATTGTGTCGGATAATATAAAACTccagaaagaaataatttggagAATTCCCTTTGAGAATGAAAATGTGTAGCTACATGGAAAGagcataaatatatagaaaaataatataacatattctCTCTATTTTACCATGTAAAATTTAGGAACAGAATATTATCAAGCGCAAGCACGATCGAGGAATGAAATAGACATGAAAAATGCATTTTCAGGACCACAGTCTCATTCATCAGTTTTCGTTTGTGGCTCCGTCAGATGTTTAATTAATTCCCATCTTACTCGCGATCGCATGTTCCTTTGAAACATATAATCCCCGAGAGGTTGCCACGTGAATATGTTTTCTGCTTGAAACGTAATGTGCATACACGCACGTAACGTACGCGCATATATCCCGTGTATAATGTTGCTGTACATCGTTTATTAAATGTACACGACGATTTTTACACACATATCTCTACGACCACACATATCTGTATACTTCTATCAGTATGGCGTGGTTCGTGCGGTCGAAATGGTGGTCGAGGAAACGTCGACCGAAAACGGATACAAGTCCGACCGTTGAAACAGGAAGAAGGACGACAGATAAAATTACCCTCCTCGCGCAGTTAACCGGTCCAGCCGCCACTtcctttgtgtgtgtgtgtgtgtgtgtgtgtgtgtgtgtgtgtgtgtgtgtgtgtgtgtgtgtgtgtgtgtgtgtgtgtgtgtgtgtgtgcgtgtgt contains:
- the LOC105198937 gene encoding peptidyl-prolyl cis-trans isomerase, producing MALRSICRLSIDSTFRQPSHFGATARPRRPSLDTLLRSFAAAAKNMALPRVFFDMTADDKPVGRIVMELRKDVVPKTAENFRALCTGEKGFGYKGSSFHRVIPNFMCQGGDFTNHNGTGGKSIYGTRFEDENFKLTHTEPGILSMANAGPNTNGSQFFITSAKTSWLDGKHVVFGKVIEGMDVVRKLEAMGSQSGKTSKKIIIADSGEL